A genomic region of Methylobacterium durans contains the following coding sequences:
- a CDS encoding glycosyltransferase family 2 protein: MERASLNPSPEPRLTVVVPVRNEAGNIASLVAEIETACAGLAPFEVIYVDDGSSDATPERLAEARATRPWLRVLRHAASAGQSAAVRSGVAAARAPVVATLDGDGQNDPVFIPALVAALEEAGPAAALAQGQRTGRRDGRFKMLQSRIANGVRGRILRDATRDTGCGLKVFRRAVYLRLPYFDALHRFMPALVAREGYGVVHRDVIDRPRFTGASNYGLFDRLWVGLLDLAGVWWLIRRKRPTPAVAEIGAGAAPAEAGERPC, encoded by the coding sequence ATGGAGCGCGCATCCCTGAACCCATCCCCCGAACCCCGCCTGACGGTTGTGGTGCCGGTGCGCAACGAGGCCGGCAACATCGCGAGCCTCGTCGCCGAGATCGAGACGGCCTGCGCGGGCCTCGCGCCCTTCGAGGTGATCTACGTCGACGACGGCTCGAGCGATGCGACGCCGGAGCGGCTCGCCGAGGCCCGCGCCACCCGGCCGTGGCTGCGGGTGCTGCGCCACGCGGCGAGCGCCGGCCAGAGCGCGGCGGTGCGCAGCGGCGTCGCCGCGGCGCGGGCCCCCGTCGTCGCGACCCTCGACGGCGACGGCCAGAACGACCCCGTCTTCATCCCCGCCCTCGTGGCGGCCCTGGAGGAGGCGGGGCCGGCCGCCGCCCTCGCGCAGGGGCAGCGCACGGGGCGCAGGGACGGGCGCTTCAAGATGCTTCAATCGCGCATCGCCAACGGGGTGCGGGGGCGCATCCTGCGCGACGCCACCCGCGACACCGGCTGCGGCCTCAAGGTCTTCCGCCGCGCCGTCTACCTGCGCCTGCCCTATTTCGACGCGCTGCACCGCTTCATGCCGGCCCTCGTCGCCCGCGAGGGCTACGGCGTCGTCCACCGCGACGTGATCGACCGGCCCCGCTTCACCGGCGCCTCGAATTACGGCCTGTTCGACCGGCTCTGGGTCGGGCTCCTCGACCTCGCCGGGGTCTGGTGGCTGATCCGGCGCAAGCGCCCGACGCCTGCGGTCGCCGAGATCGGCGCGGGCGCGGCGCCGGCGGAGGCGGGAGAACGGCCGTGCTGA
- a CDS encoding ArnT family glycosyltransferase has product MTSLSAGRVARGALSAPLPDRILAFGERSHARACALLLALCLACFLPGLTSLQPMDRDEPRFAQATKQMLETGDLVDIRFQAEARHKKPVGIYWLQAASVAAGEALGVPEARTAIGLYRLPSLLGAAASVLLAYWAALAFLTRRGALLAAALFGACLMLAAEAHLAKTDAVLTATATAAFGALARAWLQRGQGALGRAVFLAFWLGLTLGILVKGPMVPMFVGLAALVLSVRARSGRWLLALRPGPGLALTLLLVAPWFLAIAWKSGGAFFGEAVGKDMLGKVGTAKEKHWGPPGAYLIAFFATFWPGAAFAALSLPFAWRARGTDAVAFLLAWIVPSWLVFEAVPTKLPHYVLPLMPAVAILTALALQSGALDPARRGARATVAFLLLLIPVGLTLGLLAAGWKLDRSLPLAALPLLIAACALAALAVAAFARGAAERACVIAILSACLLTPSVLGLAQRALPALKVSGRLAAIRDALPCPSPQVASLGYREPSLVFLMGTDLTMLDSGSQALDFLRGGGCRLVLVEARFAADLAAAVPVPVAAPLPTPVGQVSGFNINGGKRLDLTAYAVLP; this is encoded by the coding sequence ATGACGAGCCTCTCCGCCGGCCGCGTCGCCCGAGGCGCGCTCTCCGCGCCGCTGCCCGACCGAATCCTCGCCTTCGGGGAGCGCAGCCACGCCCGGGCCTGCGCCCTGCTCCTCGCCCTCTGCCTCGCCTGCTTCCTGCCGGGGCTGACCTCCCTGCAGCCGATGGACCGGGACGAGCCCCGCTTCGCCCAGGCCACGAAGCAGATGCTGGAGACGGGCGACCTCGTCGACATCCGCTTCCAGGCGGAGGCGCGCCACAAGAAGCCGGTCGGCATCTACTGGCTGCAGGCGGCCTCCGTCGCCGCGGGCGAGGCGCTCGGCGTGCCGGAGGCCCGCACCGCGATCGGCCTCTACCGCCTGCCCTCGCTGCTGGGCGCCGCGGCCTCCGTGCTGCTCGCCTACTGGGCGGCGCTCGCCTTCCTCACGCGCCGGGGCGCCCTCCTCGCCGCCGCGCTCTTCGGCGCCTGCCTGATGCTCGCGGCCGAGGCCCACCTCGCCAAGACCGACGCGGTGCTCACGGCGACCGCCACCGCCGCCTTCGGGGCGCTGGCCCGCGCCTGGCTGCAACGGGGGCAGGGCGCCCTCGGCCGCGCCGTCTTCCTCGCCTTCTGGCTCGGCCTGACGCTGGGCATCCTCGTCAAGGGGCCGATGGTGCCGATGTTCGTCGGCCTTGCCGCCCTCGTCCTCTCGGTCCGCGCCCGCTCCGGGCGCTGGCTGCTCGCGCTCCGCCCCGGCCCCGGCCTCGCCCTCACCCTGCTCCTCGTCGCGCCCTGGTTCCTCGCCATCGCCTGGAAGAGCGGCGGCGCCTTCTTCGGGGAGGCGGTGGGCAAGGACATGCTGGGCAAGGTCGGCACCGCCAAGGAGAAGCACTGGGGACCGCCGGGCGCCTACCTGATCGCCTTCTTCGCGACCTTCTGGCCTGGTGCCGCGTTCGCGGCGCTGAGCTTACCCTTTGCGTGGCGCGCGCGGGGCACCGATGCGGTCGCCTTCCTGCTCGCCTGGATCGTGCCCTCCTGGCTCGTCTTCGAGGCGGTGCCGACGAAGCTGCCGCACTACGTGCTGCCCCTGATGCCGGCGGTCGCGATCCTGACCGCGCTGGCGCTCCAGTCCGGCGCCCTCGACCCCGCCCGGCGCGGGGCGCGCGCGACGGTCGCGTTCCTCCTGCTCCTGATCCCGGTCGGCCTGACCCTCGGGCTCCTCGCCGCCGGCTGGAAGCTCGACCGCAGCCTGCCGCTCGCGGCGCTCCCGCTCCTCATCGCCGCCTGCGCGCTGGCGGCGCTCGCGGTCGCGGCCTTCGCCCGCGGGGCGGCCGAGCGCGCCTGCGTGATCGCGATCCTGTCGGCCTGCCTCCTGACGCCTTCCGTACTCGGCCTTGCCCAGCGCGCGCTGCCGGCGCTGAAGGTCTCGGGCCGGCTCGCCGCGATCCGCGACGCGCTGCCCTGCCCGAGCCCGCAGGTCGCGAGCCTCGGCTACCGCGAGCCGAGCCTCGTCTTCCTGATGGGCACCGACCTGACCATGCTCGATTCCGGATCCCAGGCTCTCGACTTCCTGCGGGGCGGCGGCTGCCGCCTCGTCCTCGTCGAGGCGCGCTTCGCGGCCGACCTCGCGGCCGCCGTCCCCGTCCCCGTCGCCGCGCCGCTGCCGACCCCCGTGGGGCAGGTCTCGGGCTTCAACATCAACGGCGGCAAGCGGCTCGACCTCACGGCCTACGCGGTGCTGCCGTGA
- a CDS encoding DJ-1/PfpI family protein, whose protein sequence is MTLRIGLLVFPGVQQLDLTAPYEVFAALPGAEMHLVAADLAPVRSTTGLVLTPTTRLADCPDLDVVCVPGGSGVNALMRDATALAFLRRQAGTARHLTSVCTGALVLGAAGLLRGRRATTHWAAHDLLPAFGAIPVRERVVRDGALLTGGGVTAGIDFALALAAEIAGETAAHGIQLALEYAPAPPFAAGHPDEAPEAARAAARERLAPSRRERERIVAEITGAEVPRAGW, encoded by the coding sequence ATGACGCTCCGCATCGGCCTCCTCGTCTTCCCCGGGGTGCAGCAACTCGACCTCACCGCCCCCTACGAGGTGTTCGCCGCCCTGCCCGGGGCGGAGATGCACCTCGTCGCGGCCGATCTCGCGCCCGTGCGCAGCACCACCGGCCTCGTGCTCACCCCGACGACCCGGCTCGCCGACTGCCCCGACCTCGACGTGGTCTGCGTGCCGGGCGGCAGCGGCGTGAACGCCCTGATGCGGGACGCGACCGCCCTCGCCTTCCTGCGCCGTCAGGCGGGGACGGCGCGCCACCTCACCTCCGTCTGCACCGGCGCACTGGTGCTCGGCGCGGCGGGGCTGCTCCGCGGTCGCCGGGCGACGACGCACTGGGCAGCGCACGACCTCCTGCCGGCCTTCGGGGCGATCCCCGTGCGCGAGCGCGTGGTGCGGGACGGCGCGCTCCTGACCGGCGGCGGCGTCACGGCGGGGATCGATTTCGCCCTGGCGCTCGCGGCGGAGATCGCGGGCGAGACGGCGGCGCACGGGATCCAGCTCGCCCTCGAATACGCCCCCGCCCCGCCCTTCGCGGCGGGCCACCCGGACGAGGCCCCGGAGGCGGCGCGCGCGGCGGCGCGGGAGCGCCTGGCACCGAGCCGGCGCGAGCGGGAGCGGATCGTGGCCGAGATCACGGGCGCGGAGGTTCCGCGGGCCGGCTGGTGA